AGATAGACATTCAACACGATAGATAGACATTCaacatagatagacagacagacagatagacattcaacatgatagacagatagacattcaacatagatagatatagacagacagatagacattcaaaatggatagatagatattcaacatggatagatagatagacagatagacattcAACATAGATAGACATTCAACACCATAGGTAGACAGATAGACATTCAACATGATAGATATGTATTTCATCTTTCatatttagatagatagatagatagaaattcaacatagatagacagacagatagacattcAACATgatagacagagagatagagataTTTAACAGACGGATCATTTAAAATAGACATTCAACATGATAGATATGTATTTCATCTTTcatatttctattttctatCTAGAACATAGACAGTAGAAATAGATAGACATttaacagatagatagacaaacagaTAGACATTCaacatgatagatagatagacagacagatagacattcAACATGATAGatatgtattttatctatttcatatttttattttctatatagaACACAGACAGTAGAAATAGACATtcaacagatagatagatagatagatagacattcATCATAATAGCTATATATTTTAGATACAGGCATTCAgcagatggatagacagacagacagacagacattcagcagatagacagatagatatttgATACATAGATATCTTGCTAGATAGAAGAGgtttttctgatgtgattttatCTTCTCCACAATCCATTCAGGAGGAACATCTCAACACGCTCTGATAAGGATTTCAGCTCTTCAGGAACATTAATATTCACCCGAGCATCTGAATGTTTACTCGTCACAGTATCCAGCATGGCTGACGCCAGGATTAAACAGCCGGTGGAACAACTCCAGGAATTATCTTCGCTGTGCTTTGGTTTTTCATGGAGTAGCAGGAAGTGAGATGGAATTTCCTCCATATAATCACGGCAAGATGATCTCCACGTCAGACGTCTGCTGAAGAGTTTCATATGGCGGAGGGCCGTGGAGTTGTTTTCTAGTATATTCCGGATCGTTGCAGATATGCTCCAGACCAATAACTACTCGCTGGTGCTGCTGATCCAGCTGGCactgctgacctttgacctgttCGTCAACTCCTTCAGTGAACTGCTGCGGGCCGCACCGGTCATACAGCTCGTGCTCTTCATGTAAGTACATTACAGATTTCACAAGTCACATTATTTATAGCATCAATCTgattttttcaatattaaagGCAGAAAGTCTTTAGAAAATAAGCACTTTTTTgccatattttcaaaatactatATAGACACATTTTTTTCTAGAACAAGTATGCAAAAGTTTAGCAatgtcatgggtttgattcccagatgaactgataaaatgtaaaacttgaatgcaatgcaagaTGCTTTGAATCAAATGTTTTCTAACATCATATCGGTTATCTGTCTCGTTTCCGCAGAATCCAGGACATCGGCATCCTGTTTAACGTGATCATCATTCTTCTCATGATGTTCAACACATACGTGTTCCAGGTGGGGCTGGTGTCGCTGTTACTGGAGAGATTCCGAGCGCTGCTGATTCTGTCTGCACTCTACCTGACTCTCAGCATCTGCTTTCACTGCTGGGTCAtggtgtgtacacacacacacacacacacacactgattatTACTAGATCCTACATGGAATCTGTGAGCACAGAAAGTCATTTGTAAAGTTATATTAATTCCTTACCACGTTTAAATCTATTCTGCTGCACTTTTGCAGAAATTGtaattgtataatatttaaattaaaactaaaataaaataatttttaaaaattgaatttcattttatttttaaacccattctgatgatttattttcttaacagaaaattattatagtataatatatgatgaaaaataaatctCTGATTATATTTCTAAAATACCCTCGTTTTCCTTCATTCTGTTCATTTCATGTGTTTAAATTTTTGTAGAAAAttgttattgtattattattgtataataagaaataaaatgggaaaaaatTAATAGCTTCTGTCATTCGTGAAATTTTGTAAATTCCTCACCATGCTTAAATCGGTTCTGCTGAAATTTTGCAGAAAATTATTATtggatattattttaataaaattaaaagttaaagttAATTTTCACTGTTTAAATCCATTTTGCTGAAATTTTGCGTAAAATTATGTTTGTATAATATatcaattaaaaattatttagactGTACAAAATTGACTTTGCAGAAAATTATTAATCTATAATatctaaaataaacattcaattaaaaaagATTAACATTGCACTCAAAATTCTATCCATATTTGTATTTCTAGAATTCTAATTTTCCCTCATTCTGTTCATTTCCTGTCAGAACCTGAGGTGGATGGAGTCCAATCGTTTCGTGTGGACGGACGGTCTGCAGGTTCTCTTTGTGTTCCAGAGACTGGGTAAGCCGGCCGTAAGACGTTAGCCAAACCCGAATTGGATTTCACATGAGGGTCACTGTCAATCTCGCCAAGAACTTCTCAATCCCTTACTACATGTTTGGAGATACAGGCCTAACCTTTCTCTTTCATGACACTAAAGCTGTTGTAGAGGTGTGATCAAACCAGAGGCACAATTTTCTTCCAATCAGACAGTTAATCGCTCTTCAGTATTGAGCAGTTTTGCTGTTTCCATAGAAGTTAACCACTGCCTGTTGATGGTTTTGTGTCTCCCCAGCTGCGGTGTTGTATTACTACTTCTACAAACGCACAACCGAGTATCTGGGAGACCCCAGACTTTACGAAGATTCCCCGTGGCTCCGTGACGCTTTCGCTAGAGCGCGACAGTGAAATGAAAGGCCTGGAAACCAACACAAAATGGTGCACGGGGGACGTTAATGTTGTGCAATACAACACACAACCAAagcatttcaaaaacaaaacagatggACTCATTCAGAGCCCCGCCACCTTAAAAAAAACTTCTGAATTGTAGGAAAGAGCCAAGATGGCTTCCATGGAGCACACTGGCGACTGGAGAGAtctcattttctgtttttaatgacTGAGAAGCGCAACGAGAAATAAAGCATCATGAAACCTGACGTCTGAATGTCTCTAAACACATCTTATTACAGTAGTACAAATGATCTTACTGCCCGCACCAGGTGTAAAGCTACAATTATCATAAATTGCTTCTTACGTGTTGGTTGCGTAGACATCTTGTTGTGTGACGTAGTACGTactaaaatgtctttttatatgGTCTTGGATCATTGCTTGAGCAGCGTTTGATCGTACAGTTGAACTACGAGAGATTTCGTTCACTCCGGTTTGCCTTTGAAACGACGAGTGGAATTTGGTCTCAAGGAATCGTGTgaatttttgtttattgtgcccatttttttaaaacattttgtttgtaatattttcataaacaaGTGACACACGTCCGGTATATTTTCAGTAAATTGTCGACGGAGCATCAACAAAGTGCCTCACTCTTCACCCAACACTACACAAAGTGAGTAAACAGCAGAGCGTCAGTGCACTTGTTATGCCGAAATCGAGATCgtatttttctgtcattaatgttgTACTAATAAACATTTTCCATTGGCCTGATTTGTATCTTTAAAGCTTAATTTCTCCTATTTATTGCAAACATAAGTGTTctttaaggaatagttcaaccaaaaatgaaaatttacttgCCCTCAGGCCGTCCCAAGATTTTGTACGGACTGGAATGGTGTGGATTACTTCTggaatatttttatgtttttatcagctgtttggactctcattctgacggcacccattcactgcagaggatacattgctgagcaagtgttggaatgctacatttctccaaatctacatcttggatggcctgagggagaatacatttttaactaatttgtgaccccggaccacaaaaccattcataagcagcatgggtatatttgtagcagtagccaaaaataagttgtatgggtcaaaattataaatttttcttgtatgccaaaaatcattaggatattaaggaAAGTTCCATTTTCCATGAAgatcttttgtttttgtccccattttaaatgagctgaactcaaagatctaagactttttctatgtacaccaaaaggcctatttttctcaaatattgttcacaaatctgtctaaatctgtgttagtgagcacttctttgccgagataatccatccacctcacaggtgtggcatatcaagatgctgattagacagcatgattattgcacaggtgtgccttaggctggccacaataaaaggccactctaaaatctgcagttatcacacagcacaataccacagatgtcgcaagtttggAGGGAGCGTGccattggcatgctgactgcaggaatgtccaccagagctgttgcccgtgaattgaatgttcatttctctaccataagccgtctcaaaaggtgtttcagagaatttggagaccagccacccggacagctgctgcaaaaatcggtctcagggaagctcatctgcatgctcgtcgtcctcatcggggtctcgacctgactgcagttcgccgtcgtaaccgacttgagtgggcaaatgcccaccttcgatggcgtctggcacttaggagaggtgttctcttcacggatgaatcccggttttcactgtacagggcagatggcagacagcgtgtatggcgtcgtgtgggtgagcggtttgctgatgtcagcgttgtggatcgagtggcccatgctggtggtggggttatggtatgggcaagcgtatgttatggacaacgaacacaggtgcattttattgatggcattttgaatgcacagagataccgtgacgagatcctgaggcccattgttgtgccattcatcctccatcacctcatgttgcagcatgataatgcacggccccatgttgcaaggatctgtacacaattcctggaagctgaaaacatcccagttcttgcacggccagcatactcaccggacatgtcacccattgagcatgtttgggatgctctggatcggagtatacgacagcgtgttccagttcctgccaatatccagcaacttcacacagccattgaagaggagtggaccaacatcccacaggccacaatcaacaacctgatcaactctatgcgaaggagatgtgttgcactgcgtgaggcaaatgatGCTCACACCAGATCCTGACTGGTTTTTGGacccccccccaatacagtaaaactccACATTGTAGAGaagccttttattgtggccagcctaaggcacacctgtgcaataatcatgctgtctaatcagcatattGATATGCCAggtggagtatctcggcaaaggagaagtgctaactaacacagatttagacagatttgtgaacaataatTGAGAGAAACAGGCCTTTTgtatacatagaaaaagtcttagatctttgagttcagctcatgaaaaatgggggcaaaaacaaaagtgttgcgtttataattttgttcagtgtatatcaaaacttcagttttgattagtaatatgcattgctaaggactttatttggacaactttaaaggcgattttctcaatatttcgattttttttgcaccctcagattccagatattcaaatagttgtatatattgtatatagttgcatcagccaaatattgtcctatcataacaaaccatacatcaatggaaagcttatttattcagcttcgaaaaattgacacttaagactggttttgtcatccagggtcacattttaattttttcatgaactattccttttagtCTCCTgagcatttctccaaatctgatctGATTAactattttttgggtgaactgtttctttCAGTCGTCATGGCACATGTCTGTAGTCACTTTATCTCTGAGACAGGCGACGATCTCCACGCTGACAGACTGTTCTATTCTGATCAGTCAGATTAAGCTTGGATTGGGGTTTTACGCTCCACAAACAGCCCGCAGGACACAAATAGCATGCTATGTTTTCAAATACCCAGCCAACTCACTCCTCACATCGTGTGAGGATGAACGTAAGGAACATAACATGACATTAACAGGAAACCGTACAAGACacggaatagttcacccaaaaattaaaattctgaaatgcactcaccctcaggtcatccaagatgtagatgggtttgtttcttcattagaacagatttggagaaatgtagcattacatcacttgctcaccaatggatcctctgcagtgaatgggtgccgtcagaatgagagtccacacaactgataaaaacataacaataatccacaccactccagtccatctgttaacatcttgtgaagaaaaaaactgtttgtAGTAAACAAATGAATTACTAATAATTAATCAGATGAAGCACTGTTGAAGTTCTGCTTGATATTATGCTGtgtgaa
This genomic stretch from Onychostoma macrolepis isolate SWU-2019 chromosome 25, ASM1243209v1, whole genome shotgun sequence harbors:
- the tmem138 gene encoding transmembrane protein 138 produces the protein MLQTNNYSLVLLIQLALLTFDLFVNSFSELLRAAPVIQLVLFIIQDIGILFNVIIILLMMFNTYVFQVGLVSLLLERFRALLILSALYLTLSICFHCWVMNLRWMESNRFVWTDGLQVLFVFQRLAAVLYYYFYKRTTEYLGDPRLYEDSPWLRDAFARARQ